A genomic segment from Bryobacteraceae bacterium encodes:
- a CDS encoding PQQ-binding-like beta-propeller repeat protein, with translation MRALLALTLAAAAHAQITGKQLLEPPAKDWLHYNGQFHSQRHSPLTQVNRATVKGLTAQWIFGIPGARQLQTVPIVVDGVMYVSAPNEIYALDARTGRLVWDYHRSSAIAKGPNRGVAVYGNKVYMTTPDAFLIAVDARNGSLLWEKEIMKASDGYWSPAAPLVVPPTTPNGPARVIAGMAPSDHGLNGGLDAYDAETGERLWRWNSIPAPGEPGHETWSGDSWKTGGGGTWLTGSYDPELKLLYWGLGNPAPDFDGDVRKGDNLYTECIVALDVETGKMRWFFQNTPHDVHDWDSVEVPILVDADFRGRKRKLIVQANRNGFYYVLDRESGEFLHGTPFVQKLNWASGLDDKGRPIRVPGIVPSFQGTKTCPATSGATNWMSPAYNPDTGFFYVVAQEGCGINTKSRDTFRPGGFSYMATGYIESPADPWQMYVRALDVTTGKVQWEYKQVSSRRYGAGVMSTAGGLVFAADDQGFLTALDAKSGEALWHFNTGQPIKSQPISFAIGGRQYIAIAAGTNVVAFALPR, from the coding sequence ATGAGAGCGCTGCTCGCCTTGACGCTCGCCGCCGCGGCGCACGCGCAGATCACCGGCAAGCAACTGCTGGAGCCGCCGGCGAAAGATTGGCTCCACTACAACGGCCAGTTCCATTCGCAGCGTCACAGTCCGCTCACGCAGGTGAACCGCGCAACGGTAAAGGGCCTCACCGCGCAATGGATCTTCGGAATCCCCGGGGCGCGCCAATTGCAGACCGTGCCGATCGTGGTGGACGGCGTGATGTACGTGTCGGCCCCGAACGAGATCTACGCGCTCGACGCCCGCACCGGCCGGCTGGTCTGGGATTACCATCGCTCGTCGGCGATCGCCAAGGGGCCGAACCGCGGCGTGGCGGTGTACGGCAACAAGGTCTACATGACGACGCCGGATGCGTTCCTCATCGCGGTGGACGCGCGCAACGGATCGCTGCTTTGGGAGAAGGAGATCATGAAGGCGAGCGACGGCTATTGGTCGCCCGCGGCTCCGCTGGTGGTTCCGCCGACGACGCCGAACGGCCCGGCGCGCGTGATCGCCGGCATGGCGCCGAGTGACCACGGGCTCAACGGCGGGCTCGACGCCTATGACGCCGAAACCGGCGAACGGCTGTGGCGATGGAACTCGATCCCCGCGCCCGGCGAGCCGGGCCATGAGACCTGGTCCGGCGATTCGTGGAAGACGGGCGGCGGCGGCACGTGGCTTACGGGTTCCTACGATCCCGAGTTGAAGCTGCTTTATTGGGGCCTTGGCAATCCCGCTCCGGATTTCGACGGCGATGTCCGCAAGGGGGACAACCTCTACACGGAGTGCATTGTGGCGCTTGATGTGGAGACGGGCAAGATGCGCTGGTTTTTCCAGAACACCCCGCACGACGTGCACGACTGGGATTCGGTGGAGGTGCCGATTCTCGTGGACGCGGATTTCCGCGGCCGCAAACGCAAGCTGATCGTGCAGGCCAACCGCAACGGCTTCTACTACGTGTTGGACCGCGAGTCCGGCGAGTTCCTGCACGGGACGCCGTTCGTGCAGAAGCTGAACTGGGCGTCGGGGCTGGATGACAAAGGGAGGCCGATTCGCGTCCCTGGGATCGTGCCGAGCTTCCAGGGGACGAAGACCTGTCCGGCCACTTCCGGCGCCACGAACTGGATGTCGCCGGCCTACAACCCCGACACGGGATTCTTCTACGTGGTCGCGCAGGAGGGCTGCGGCATCAATACGAAATCTCGCGATACGTTTCGTCCGGGCGGCTTTTCGTATATGGCCACCGGCTATATCGAGTCGCCGGCGGACCCATGGCAGATGTACGTCCGCGCGCTCGACGTCACAACGGGCAAGGTGCAGTGGGAATACAAGCAGGTGAGCTCGCGGCGCTACGGCGCCGGCGTGATGTCCACGGCCGGCGGACTTGTGTTCGCCGCCGACGACCAGGGGTTCCTCACCGCGCTCGACGCGAAGTCCGGCGAGGCGCTGTGGCACTTCAACACCGGGCAACCGATCAAGTCTCAGCCGATTTCGTTCGCCATCGGCGGGCGGCAGTACATCGCCATCGCCGCCGGGACGAACGTGGTCGCCTTCGCGCTGCCGCGATGA
- a CDS encoding carbohydrate-binding family 9-like protein yields MSRLLLATALALASAAAQSRPEYRIARAAGPITIDAKLDDAAWRLAEPVSDFIFNWYESGEKEPTTAKLLWDDENLYVSWQCKDRHISAYERKRHGPVSKDDCVEIFLSPNAAKVSNYYTFEINALGTMLNRCRTDWWTGPATWEPQGVRYRTTFHGMEKKDESADDAEWIVEMAIPLANFSRDAANTPPRPGDQWRLNLQRLGGKTNAQMSTWSPIAPPSRSFHTPESFGTVIFAAAAQQQGQGRRGGGRGRPPDPAAAAEGREIYHRSCTMCHGLNAGPGDRAPALAGQRRYLRRTEAELYDAIKNGIAGTTMPPSPLPAADVNKIVAYIRSLRAPAAGVAVAGDASKGEAVFRREGCSGCHMINGRGGIAGPDLSNIGAERKLDDLLRALTEPRESVPREFQPVTVTMRNGAKFEGVVKNENNFSLQILGRDGKLHLLLREEAARIDYAEKTLMPTDWNKRLSKGDFDDLVAYLARRAREEGGSR; encoded by the coding sequence ATGTCCCGGCTTCTTCTCGCAACGGCACTGGCATTGGCATCCGCCGCGGCGCAATCGCGTCCCGAGTATCGGATCGCGCGCGCCGCCGGACCGATCACCATCGACGCCAAGCTCGACGACGCGGCATGGCGGCTTGCCGAGCCGGTAAGCGACTTCATCTTCAACTGGTATGAATCCGGCGAGAAGGAGCCCACCACGGCGAAGCTGCTGTGGGATGACGAGAACCTGTACGTCTCCTGGCAGTGCAAGGATCGCCACATCTCCGCTTACGAGCGCAAGCGCCACGGCCCGGTCTCGAAGGACGATTGCGTGGAGATCTTTCTGAGTCCGAATGCGGCGAAGGTGTCCAACTACTACACGTTCGAAATCAACGCGCTGGGTACGATGTTGAACCGATGCCGCACGGATTGGTGGACCGGTCCGGCGACTTGGGAACCGCAAGGCGTGCGCTACCGGACGACGTTTCACGGGATGGAGAAGAAGGACGAATCCGCGGATGACGCCGAGTGGATCGTGGAGATGGCGATTCCGCTGGCGAACTTCTCGCGCGATGCCGCCAACACTCCGCCGCGGCCTGGCGACCAGTGGCGGTTGAACCTGCAGCGGCTGGGCGGGAAGACGAACGCACAGATGAGCACGTGGTCGCCGATCGCGCCGCCTTCGCGGAGCTTCCACACGCCGGAGAGTTTCGGTACGGTGATCTTCGCCGCGGCCGCGCAGCAACAGGGCCAGGGCCGCCGCGGCGGTGGAAGAGGGCGCCCGCCGGATCCGGCGGCGGCGGCCGAGGGGCGCGAGATCTATCACCGCTCCTGCACGATGTGCCACGGATTGAACGCCGGTCCGGGCGACCGCGCGCCGGCGCTGGCCGGACAGCGGCGATACCTGCGCCGCACGGAGGCGGAGTTGTACGACGCGATCAAGAACGGGATCGCCGGTACGACGATGCCGCCTTCGCCGCTGCCCGCGGCCGATGTGAACAAGATCGTCGCGTACATCCGAAGCCTGCGGGCGCCGGCCGCCGGTGTGGCCGTGGCCGGGGATGCCTCGAAGGGCGAGGCCGTGTTTCGCCGCGAAGGCTGCTCCGGCTGTCACATGATCAACGGACGGGGCGGAATCGCCGGTCCCGATCTTTCGAACATCGGCGCGGAACGCAAGCTCGACGATCTACTGCGCGCGCTCACTGAGCCGCGTGAAAGCGTGCCGCGCGAATTTCAACCGGTGACGGTGACGATGCGCAACGGCGCGAAGTTCGAGGGGGTGGTGAAGAACGAGAACAATTTTTCGCTGCAGATCCTCGGGCGCGACGGCAAGCTGCATCTGCTGCTCCGCGAGGAAGCGGCGCGGATCGACTACGCGGAGAAGACACTCATGCCCACCGATTGGAACAAGCGTCTTTCGAAAGGCGACTTCGACGATCTCGTCGCCTATTTGGCCCGCCGGGCGCGCGAAGAAGGAGGCTCGCGATGA
- a CDS encoding helix-turn-helix domain-containing protein: MAHDGLPTLEFEHFWRRLQQVGLNAYEARTYMVLVGHPRFKALELAARADVPRQKIYEVLDSLVEKGFARVVQEKTKLFSAVEPGLAIPNYVNRRQEQLETELRQQTRSAEDLVEDLNRAYSQGQEGRGTLDFLRIVAEPGHTASHYRRMISTAQNEYFEFSRPPYAVDPAEDQLVREARDRGVTCRLLFETSPGDPAHEERLTAYSAAGVEIRRLDRLPMKLAVFDGSRGMVALLDPLVTKPTWTAVVFDHPGMGEAMRGLFEEYWRRAGIPQ; encoded by the coding sequence ATGGCTCACGATGGATTGCCCACCCTGGAATTCGAGCACTTCTGGCGACGGCTTCAGCAGGTGGGGCTGAACGCGTACGAAGCCCGCACCTATATGGTTCTGGTGGGCCATCCGCGCTTCAAGGCGCTCGAACTGGCGGCGCGCGCCGACGTCCCCCGGCAGAAGATCTACGAAGTGCTCGACTCGCTGGTGGAGAAGGGATTCGCCCGCGTGGTCCAGGAGAAGACCAAGCTCTTTTCCGCCGTCGAACCGGGCTTGGCGATTCCCAACTACGTGAACCGGCGCCAGGAACAGCTGGAAACCGAACTCCGGCAGCAAACGCGATCCGCCGAAGACCTCGTCGAAGACCTCAATCGCGCCTACTCCCAGGGACAGGAGGGCCGCGGTACGCTCGACTTCCTCCGCATCGTCGCCGAGCCGGGCCACACCGCCTCTCACTACCGCCGGATGATCTCCACCGCGCAGAACGAATACTTCGAATTTTCCCGTCCGCCCTACGCCGTCGACCCGGCCGAGGATCAGCTCGTGCGCGAAGCGCGGGACCGCGGCGTCACCTGCCGCCTGCTCTTCGAGACCTCGCCAGGCGACCCTGCCCACGAAGAACGCCTCACCGCCTACTCGGCCGCCGGCGTCGAGATCCGCCGGCTGGACCGGCTTCCGATGAAACTCGCCGTGTTCGACGGCTCCCGCGGCATGGTGGCCCTGCTCGATCCGCTCGTCACGAAGCCGACCTGGACCGCCGTGGTTTTCGACCACCCGGGCATGGGCGAAGCAATGCGCGGCTTGTTCGAGGAGTACTGGCGGCGGGCGGGCATTCCGCAGTGA
- a CDS encoding PEP-CTERM sorting domain-containing protein (PEP-CTERM proteins occur, often in large numbers, in the proteomes of bacteria that also encode an exosortase, a predicted intramembrane cysteine proteinase. The presence of a PEP-CTERM domain at a protein's C-terminus predicts cleavage within the sorting domain, followed by covalent anchoring to some some component of the (usually Gram-negative) cell surface. Many PEP-CTERM proteins exhibit an unusual sequence composition that includes large numbers of potential glycosylation sites. Expression of one such protein has been shown restore the ability of a bacterium to form floc, a type of biofilm.), which produces MENLATKFRTRFLLAAGLLALASYAHAAPCAPGSLTGYAALGATGCTIGGATFNNFMVLPGVFTPLDPDLVTVTPQATPALLLTFAANALTGQTLESTFSFNAFGPAFNTGFVQLIDSTVNPDGVNTGVATFTPGGSVIAFDLGSGDMLLDSIALGGITALAAEIDFVIDGGTTGDAFLNQGRVAFSTTAAVPEPTTSLLIGAGLAVLAARRRKRK; this is translated from the coding sequence ATGGAAAACCTCGCAACGAAGTTTCGGACTCGATTCTTGCTTGCCGCCGGCTTGCTCGCGCTGGCCTCGTATGCCCACGCCGCCCCGTGCGCGCCGGGAAGCCTCACCGGCTATGCCGCGCTCGGCGCCACCGGCTGCACCATCGGCGGCGCCACCTTCAACAACTTCATGGTCCTCCCGGGCGTATTCACGCCTCTGGACCCGGATCTGGTTACCGTGACGCCGCAAGCAACCCCGGCGTTGCTCCTCACCTTCGCCGCCAACGCCCTCACCGGACAGACGCTCGAATCCACCTTCTCATTCAACGCCTTCGGCCCGGCCTTCAACACCGGATTCGTCCAGTTGATCGACTCCACGGTGAACCCGGATGGCGTCAACACCGGCGTGGCCACGTTCACACCCGGCGGCTCCGTGATCGCCTTCGATCTCGGCTCCGGCGACATGCTCCTCGATTCGATCGCCCTCGGCGGAATCACCGCCCTGGCGGCCGAAATCGACTTCGTTATCGACGGTGGAACCACCGGCGATGCGTTCCTCAACCAAGGACGCGTCGCTTTCAGCACCACCGCCGCCGTTCCCGAACCCACCACTTCGCTGCTGATCGGCGCCGGCCTCGCGGTTTTGGCCGCTCGCCGCCGGAAGCGCAAATAA